GCCGGTCAGCCCGGTTGCAGGGTTGAATGTTTTCGGGTGCATGATCGGCTCCTGTATGGCTTCGACCAAGCCGTGCCAATCGGTTTTGCAGGCAAAGGCAACCAGTTTTTCCAAGCCTTGATCGTGCAGAAAACCATCGGGGTTCATGCAGAGATAGGCGGTAGAGTGGGGGGATGTTTCTGCAAAAATGCGGTTGTGGCCGCCGCCGAAGCCAAGATTTTCGCCTTCGTAAATTTTAACCGGCCACCCTTTGGCGGCAGCCAGGGTTTCCATCTCTGCCACGAGCTTTCTGCTGCCTTGGTTGCGGATAAGCACCTCGAAATTTTCTGCGCCGTAGGTTTGGCTGAAAACCGCTTCCAAACAGCGGGAAATTTCGGAAACGGGGTTGTTGTAGGCCAATATGCCTATGCTGATAAACGGCTTCATTTGATTCTCTCCTGATGCTGAAAGCCAATGTTGCAAAACGCAGGCCAACATATCGTGCTGTTCTGCAGATCTTTTATTCCCGGCCTCTGAATAATACCGATGCAAACCTGCCCGGTGTTTGAATGAGCAGCCGCAAACCCGAGGCCGTCTGAAACGCATGGTGTTAAGGGTTGCCGGCTTGTTTGGGCATATTGCTCAATGCGGCGTAATAGCCGCCTTTTTTCATTAACTCTTGATGCGAACCTTGCTCGATGATGCGGCCTTCGTCCATCACAATGATGCGGTCGGCCTGTTCGATGGTGCTCAGGCGGTGGGCAACGATGATGCTGGTGCGGCCGTGCATCAGGCGCTCGAGGGCTTGCTGCACGAGGCGTTCGGATTCGTTGTCCAGCGCGCTGGTGGCTTCGTCAAGCAGCAGTATCGGGGCGTTTTTCAAGATGGCGCGGGCGATGGATACGCGCTGGCGTTGGCCGCCTGAAAGCTGGTTGCCGTTGGCGCCGATGGGTTGGTGCAGGCCGTGCGGCGAGTGGTTTACCAAGTCTTGCAGGTTGGCGGCGTTCAGCGCGGCCAGCACTTCTTCTTCGCTTGCTTCGGGGCGGCCGTAGCGCACGTTGGCCAAGAGGGTGTCGTCAAACAGAAACACGTCTTGCGACACCAGGGCGAATTGCGCGCGCAGGTTGGCCAGGGTGAGGTCGGCGATATTGGCACCGTCCAGCCAAACCGCGCCTGCGCTCGGCTCCACAAAACGCGGCAGCAGGTTGACCACGGTGGTTTTGCCGCTGCCGGAGCGGCCGACCAGCGCCACGCGCTCGCCGGGGCGGATGTCGAGATTGAAGTTGTCGAGCGCTTTTTTGCCGTCTGCGCGGTAGCGCACATCGATGTTTTCGAATTTCAGACGGCCGGTAACGTTGTGCAGGGTTTGGGTGCCGGTGTCTTTTTCGGGTTCGTTGTCTAAAAACTGGCACACGCCGTCTGAAGCCAGAAACATGGTCTGCATGGGAATGCTGATGTTGGCAAGGTTTTTAATCGGACCGAGCATTTGCAGCATGGCCACGATAAAGGCCATAAATTCGCCGATGGTGGTGTAGCCGTTTTGGCTCTGCCACAGGGCGATGAAAATCACCACTGCCAAGGCGAAAGAAGCGATTAATTCGCTGAACGGCGAGCGGGCGGCGGTGGCCTGGGTGATTTTTTTGCCCAGCCTCACGATGGTGTTGTTTACTTCGGCAAAACGGCCGGCGGCCTGCTCTTGACCGCCGAAGAGTTTTACCACGCTGTGCCCCTGGTGTACTTCGTTTACCACGTTGTTGAGTGTGCCGATGCTTTGCTGGGCGGAGGCGATGATGTGTTTGAGGCGGTTGCGGTAGTAGCGCGAGAGCAGCGAGAGCAGCGGGAACATCAGCGCCACAATCAGGCTGAGCTGCCAGTTGAGATAGAGCAGCACACACACCAGGCCGATAACGATTAACGTGTCGCGGGTGAGGGTGATAAACACATTGCTGGCGTTGCTGATGGATTGTTCGGCCATCTGAACCATGTTCATCAACACATGGCCGGAAGGCGTTTCTTGATGGAATTTCGGCGAGAGCAGCAGCATTTTGGCAAACATGTCGCGGCGCACATGGCTGATGGCCATCACCGAAACCCAAGTCATCAGATAAGTGCTGGCGAAGCGGCAGATGCCGCGTATCATCACCAAAACGATAAAAAACACCGGCACGACCCACACTTTGTCGGGCGTGCCCCAAATCATATAGGTGAACTGCATTCTCCAGTTTTGCAGGGCGGCGATGATACCGGTGGCGGTGGAGGG
This genomic interval from Neisseria musculi contains the following:
- the msbA gene encoding lipid A export permease/ATP-binding protein MsbA, translated to MIEKLTFGLFTKEDSHNFMRLMKYVRPYKGRIIWALAAIFGVAATESYLAAFIAPLVNQGFAPPTAPPEPSTATGIIAALQNWRMQFTYMIWGTPDKVWVVPVFFIVLVMIRGICRFASTYLMTWVSVMAISHVRRDMFAKMLLLSPKFHQETPSGHVLMNMVQMAEQSISNASNVFITLTRDTLIVIGLVCVLLYLNWQLSLIVALMFPLLSLLSRYYRNRLKHIIASAQQSIGTLNNVVNEVHQGHSVVKLFGGQEQAAGRFAEVNNTIVRLGKKITQATAARSPFSELIASFALAVVIFIALWQSQNGYTTIGEFMAFIVAMLQMLGPIKNLANISIPMQTMFLASDGVCQFLDNEPEKDTGTQTLHNVTGRLKFENIDVRYRADGKKALDNFNLDIRPGERVALVGRSGSGKTTVVNLLPRFVEPSAGAVWLDGANIADLTLANLRAQFALVSQDVFLFDDTLLANVRYGRPEASEEEVLAALNAANLQDLVNHSPHGLHQPIGANGNQLSGGQRQRVSIARAILKNAPILLLDEATSALDNESERLVQQALERLMHGRTSIIVAHRLSTIEQADRIIVMDEGRIIEQGSHQELMKKGGYYAALSNMPKQAGNP
- a CDS encoding glycosyltransferase family 2 protein, with the translated sequence MKPFISIGILAYNNPVSEISRCLEAVFSQTYGAENFEVLIRNQGSRKLVAEMETLAAAKGWPVKIYEGENLGFGGGHNRIFAETSPHSTAYLCMNPDGFLHDQGLEKLVAFACKTDWHGLVEAIQEPIMHPKTFNPATGLTGWCSGACVLIPNEIYKKIHGFDEDFFLYCEDVDLSWRAKAAGFHCYTCADALFFHYAMERQSRESEIWRAATCLAHKWRAEKFQNTALNIWMKYVDLSKKDLLQQLEKIPQHSVEEVLKANPDFNNGLHFAQPMWS